The Buchnera aphidicola (Cinara tujafilina) genome has a window encoding:
- the nuoM gene encoding NADH dehydrogenase I chain M: MNCLGLLHYFLCFFVFFISIYLFWNNFLASQCNSVVVHHWILDFSIPWISNFGIFFHIGVDRLSLLMVILTSFIGIIAVLCEWNRYYKNMEVFYFLFLLIIGATLGIFLSIDLFLFFCFFELLLFSNVFLIFLWGHSYIDFQYSRIDAARKFFIYSQLSGLFFLLSSLLLVWVHYTDSGIWTFNYCILKNTSFSFITECFLMFGFFLSFAIKMPLVPFHHWFSMLQMFTPSSGSIDLIGILLKTSVYGFLRFSIMLFPRAIHYFSNFFLLFGIISVIYGVFLAFSQKNMKNFISYSSISHMGVVFMALHSENIIAYQGVVLYIIAYTLSTSAFLIIIGIMHNSIKSYNISDMSNIFSSSSILFFFFLFLSLINLGLPGTGNFSGEFIMLWGVFFSSPWFGTILFFIFILSAVYCLNIINKILYEPVCSKKKFLEVSILNISILIILIGSLIFFGLYPDLLINFIYNMITCLYQPYIPFFIKYKVKY, encoded by the coding sequence TTGAATTGCCTCGGATTATTGCATTATTTTCTATGCTTTTTTGTTTTTTTTATTTCAATATATTTATTTTGGAATAATTTTTTAGCATCTCAATGCAATAGTGTTGTTGTGCATCATTGGATATTAGATTTTTCCATTCCATGGATATCAAATTTTGGAATTTTTTTTCATATTGGTGTAGATCGACTTTCGTTATTAATGGTAATTTTAACTTCTTTTATTGGAATTATAGCGGTTCTTTGTGAATGGAATAGATATTATAAAAATATGGAAGTATTTTATTTTTTATTTTTACTTATTATCGGAGCAACATTAGGAATTTTTTTATCGATTGATTTATTTTTATTTTTTTGTTTTTTTGAATTATTACTTTTTTCCAATGTATTTTTAATTTTTTTATGGGGACATTCTTATATTGATTTTCAATATAGTCGCATTGATGCTGCTCGAAAATTTTTTATTTATTCACAATTATCTGGTTTATTTTTTTTATTGTCATCTTTATTATTAGTTTGGGTACATTATACTGATTCGGGGATTTGGACTTTTAATTATTGTATATTAAAAAATACATCTTTTTCTTTTATTACAGAATGTTTTTTAATGTTTGGTTTTTTTTTATCTTTTGCGATAAAAATGCCTTTAGTACCTTTTCATCATTGGTTTTCAATGTTACAAATGTTTACACCATCTTCCGGGTCTATTGATTTAATTGGTATTTTATTAAAAACATCGGTATATGGTTTTTTAAGATTTTCTATTATGCTTTTTCCTAGAGCAATACATTATTTTTCTAATTTTTTTTTACTTTTTGGGATTATTTCTGTTATATATGGAGTTTTTTTAGCTTTTTCGCAAAAAAACATGAAAAATTTTATATCTTATTCTTCTATTTCACATATGGGAGTTGTATTTATGGCTTTACATAGTGAAAATATTATTGCATATCAAGGGGTGGTTTTATATATTATTGCCTACACATTATCTACTTCAGCATTTTTAATTATCATTGGAATTATGCATAATTCTATAAAATCATATAATATTTCTGATATGAGTAATATTTTTTCTAGTAGTTCTATTTTATTTTTTTTCTTTCTATTTTTATCTTTAATCAATTTAGGTTTACCTGGTACTGGAAATTTTTCTGGCGAGTTTATTATGTTATGGGGAGTATTTTTTTCATCTCCTTGGTTTGGTACTATTCTTTTTTTCATTTTTATTTTATCAGCGGTTTATTGTTTAAATATTATTAATAAAATTCTATATGAACCTGTCTGTTCTAAAAAGAAATTTTTAGAAGTTTCTATATTAAATATAAGTATTTTAATTATATTGATAGGTAGTCTTATATTTTTCGGTTTATATCCCGATTTATTAATAAATTTTATTTATAATATGATTACTTGTCTATATCAACCATATATACCATTTTTTATAAAATATAAGGTAAAATACTAA
- the pta gene encoding phosphate acetyltransferase, translated as MKNYAFNFKNFLIKKASKNVKNIVIPECNNIKILKAVSICINLKISRCILLGNHQDIYQLANKYGILLDNTLITILDPCLIRKNYIELFLKLYGKKNINDDIASKLLENNILLAIMMLYKNDADGMVAGISCSTGYLIRSILRIFKSSIPDIFISSVFFMLFPDKVLIYGDCAINLDPNTEQLVKIAEQSLKTAKLVKIEPRIAFLSYSTHDSGIGSSVEKIRKTTKLMKILYPNLIIDGPLQYDAAINTKIARIKSPTSSICGRATILIFPDLNSGNITYKAVQQSAKIISIGPILQGLLKPVNDLSRGASVDDIVYTIAVTVIQAQ; from the coding sequence ATGAAAAATTATGCATTTAATTTTAAAAATTTTCTTATAAAAAAAGCGAGTAAAAATGTAAAAAATATAGTTATTCCAGAATGTAATAATATTAAGATCTTAAAAGCGGTTTCTATTTGTATAAATCTTAAAATATCCAGATGTATTTTATTAGGTAATCATCAAGATATTTATCAATTAGCTAATAAATATGGAATTTTACTAGATAATACTCTAATTACTATTTTAGATCCATGTTTAATTCGGAAAAATTATATAGAATTATTTTTAAAATTATACGGAAAAAAAAATATTAATGATGATATAGCTAGTAAATTATTAGAAAATAATATATTATTAGCTATAATGATGTTATATAAAAATGATGCAGACGGAATGGTAGCAGGGATATCTTGTTCAACTGGGTATCTTATACGATCTATATTAAGAATATTTAAGTCTTCTATTCCAGATATATTTATATCATCAGTATTTTTTATGTTATTTCCTGATAAAGTTTTAATTTATGGCGATTGTGCTATTAATTTAGATCCAAATACAGAGCAATTAGTAAAAATTGCGGAACAATCTTTAAAGACAGCTAAACTTGTTAAAATAGAACCTAGAATTGCTTTTTTATCATATTCTACTCATGATTCTGGAATTGGTAGTTCGGTAGAAAAAATTAGAAAAACAACAAAATTAATGAAAATTCTTTATCCAAATTTAATAATTGACGGTCCATTACAATATGATGCTGCTATTAATACTAAGATTGCCCGTATTAAAAGCCCAACATCTTCTATATGCGGAAGAGCAACAATATTAATTTTTCCTGATTTAAACTCTGGAAATATTACATATAAAGCGGTTCAACAATCTGCGAAAATTATCTCTATAGGTCCTATTTTACAAGGTTTATTAAAGCCCGTTAATGATTTATCTCGCGGGGCATCTGTTGATGATATAGTATATACGATAGCTGTTACCGTAATCCAAGCTCAATAG
- the prsA gene encoding phosphoribosylpyrophosphate synthase: MNNMKLFAGNSTPQLALLISKNLKKDLGKATVSRFSDGEISVQIHENIRGSDVFLIQSTCSPANDNLMELIIMIDALRRSSAKRITAVIPYFGYARQDRRISSTRVPITAKVIANFLSNAGVDRILTVDLHSEQIQGFFDIPIDNIFGSLILLQDMLIKKFINPIIVSPDIGGIIRARTIAKLLFDTDMAIIDKRRPKPNISQVMNIIGNIKNRDCILIDDMIDTGSTLCQAAHALKKNGAHRVFAYAIHPILSGNASENLKKSEIDEIIVCDTIPLSKKIINLKNIRVITLSKMLAEAIRRINKEESISEMFN; the protein is encoded by the coding sequence ATGAACAACATGAAATTATTTGCAGGCAACTCGACTCCTCAATTAGCTCTTTTAATTTCTAAAAATCTAAAAAAAGACCTAGGCAAAGCTACCGTAAGCCGTTTTAGTGATGGTGAAATTAGCGTACAAATTCATGAAAATATAAGAGGTTCAGATGTATTTTTAATACAATCAACATGTTCTCCTGCTAATGATAATTTAATGGAATTAATTATTATGATAGATGCCTTACGTAGATCATCTGCAAAAAGAATCACTGCAGTAATTCCATACTTCGGTTATGCACGACAAGATAGACGAATTAGCTCAACTCGAGTACCTATTACAGCTAAAGTAATAGCAAATTTTTTATCTAATGCTGGAGTAGATCGTATTTTAACAGTTGATTTGCATTCAGAACAAATACAAGGTTTTTTTGATATTCCAATTGATAATATTTTTGGTAGTTTAATTTTATTACAGGATATGCTAATAAAAAAATTTATTAATCCAATTATTGTATCACCAGATATTGGAGGTATTATTAGAGCCCGCACTATTGCAAAATTATTATTTGATACAGATATGGCTATTATTGATAAACGACGACCAAAACCAAATATTTCTCAGGTAATGAATATAATTGGAAATATTAAAAATCGTGACTGCATTCTTATTGATGATATGATAGATACAGGATCAACATTATGTCAAGCAGCTCACGCACTTAAAAAAAATGGCGCTCATCGCGTATTTGCTTATGCAATACACCCTATATTATCTGGAAATGCTTCTGAAAATTTAAAAAAATCAGAAATCGATGAAATAATTGTATGTGATACTATTCCTTTATCAAAAAAAATAATTAACCTTAAAAATATACGTGTAATAACATTATCAAAAATGTTAGCGGAAGCGATCCGAAGAATTAACAAGGAAGAATCTATTTCTGAAATGTTTAACTAA
- the ackA gene encoding acetate kinase, with protein MQNQLILVLNCGSSSFKFSIINPSTSIVYLSGVSDNFYSNNTLICLKQFQKEIRYIYLKKYMSYKNIIKEIFKILLVQYKDYMNNVVGIGHRVVHGGDKIKSSVIINNTILDIIKENSIFAPIHNPINLLGIQIALILIPHLKSKNIAVFDTVFHHTIPQYSYLYGIPYYFYEYYSLRRYGAHGINHYYVSKVSAVFLKKQKNLNIISCHLGSGSSVTAIVRGQSIDTSMGLTPLEGLIMGTRCGNLDPSIIIYMSEVLHLKISVIKKILNEESGILGINKISSDFRILEKLYYQNKMVKLSIKMYCYHLAKYISSYTVCMKGRLDAIIFTGGIGENSHLVRKNTIDQLSLLNLIINNKRNLEIHSGRSGFINASNSLPIIVIPANENQIIAEDTLKLVC; from the coding sequence ATGCAAAATCAATTGATTTTGGTTTTGAATTGTGGTAGTTCTTCATTTAAATTTTCTATTATAAATCCTAGTACAAGCATTGTATATTTATCAGGTGTATCAGATAATTTTTATAGTAATAATACCTTAATATGTTTAAAGCAATTTCAAAAAGAAATTAGGTATATTTATTTAAAAAAATATATGTCTTATAAAAATATTATTAAAGAAATATTTAAAATTTTATTAGTACAATATAAAGATTATATGAATAATGTTGTAGGTATAGGACACAGAGTAGTGCATGGTGGTGATAAAATTAAATCTTCAGTCATTATTAATAATACCATATTAGATATTATTAAAGAGAATTCAATTTTTGCCCCCATACATAATCCAATAAATTTATTAGGAATACAAATTGCACTTATATTAATACCTCATTTAAAAAGTAAAAATATCGCTGTTTTTGATACGGTTTTTCACCACACAATACCTCAGTATTCTTATTTATATGGAATTCCATATTATTTTTATGAGTATTATTCTCTTCGACGTTATGGTGCTCACGGTATTAATCATTATTATGTATCAAAAGTTAGTGCAGTTTTTTTAAAAAAACAAAAAAATTTAAATATTATTAGTTGTCATTTAGGTAGCGGATCGTCAGTTACAGCGATAGTAAGAGGTCAATCAATAGATACATCAATGGGTTTAACTCCATTAGAAGGGTTAATTATGGGTACAAGGTGTGGTAATTTAGACCCATCTATTATTATATATATGTCTGAAGTATTACATTTAAAAATTTCTGTTATTAAAAAAATATTAAATGAAGAATCTGGTATATTAGGTATTAATAAAATTAGTAGTGATTTTAGAATATTAGAGAAATTATATTATCAAAATAAAATGGTAAAATTGTCTATTAAAATGTATTGTTATCATTTAGCTAAATATATTTCTAGTTATACCGTTTGTATGAAGGGTCGTTTAGATGCAATTATTTTTACTGGAGGTATTGGTGAAAATTCCCATTTAGTTCGAAAAAATACTATAGATCAATTGTCATTATTAAATTTAATAATAAATAACAAAAGAAATTTAGAAATACATAGTGGACGATCTGGATTTATTAATGCATCAAATAGCCTTCCAATTATAGTAATTCCAGCAAATGAAAACCAAATAATTGCGGAAGATACATTAAAATTAGTATGTTAA
- the nuoN gene encoding NADH dehydrogenase I chain N — protein sequence MILLLFTSIYTCIFTYSWIELNIDSNIEFFIFLLLSTIGGLIVLTSYHMSTLFIGIELLFLPALGVVGYLNDIKKNCFFTLKYMILSIFSSLTMLFGFLILYSSTGHLSFTHISNMFFYYPSLMLDKKTLFGLMTIFLSFFFKVSLFPMHLWVPDIYNCISSFSLIYFSIAIKIAILTFLSRFLFYIPALYHCKIIYILLIIVSVGSIIFGNGMAFFQKNINKLMAYSSVTHTGYMLLTILILFNREEQLLLENFYIYFIGYILSMICFFSIKSYIDYYFMYKNSIQYDNCLKGLYWKNSFLCICMTLLLLSFSGFPITIGFWGKFCILRFLLHKKLWFILLIIIFSNLIGMQCYIPVICSLYKKKYNCLTKQNKRKQLVNIFTNIKYLFILLLSFLLIFLGIYPQKIISIIDIF from the coding sequence ATGATTTTATTGTTGTTTACAAGTATTTATACTTGTATTTTTACATATTCATGGATAGAATTAAATATTGATAGTAATATTGAATTTTTTATTTTTTTATTATTATCAACTATTGGAGGTCTTATTGTTTTAACTTCATATCATATGTCAACATTATTTATTGGAATAGAATTATTATTTTTACCGGCATTAGGGGTAGTTGGTTATTTAAATGATATAAAAAAAAACTGTTTTTTTACTTTGAAGTATATGATTTTATCAATTTTTTCTTCTCTTACAATGTTATTTGGATTTTTAATTTTATATTCTTCTACTGGTCATTTATCTTTTACTCATATATCAAATATGTTTTTTTATTACCCTTCTTTAATGTTAGATAAGAAAACATTATTTGGTTTAATGACTATTTTTTTATCTTTTTTTTTTAAAGTTTCCTTATTTCCAATGCATTTGTGGGTTCCAGATATATATAATTGTATAAGTTCATTTTCATTAATTTATTTTTCTATTGCAATAAAAATTGCTATTCTTACATTTTTATCACGTTTTTTGTTTTATATTCCAGCTTTATATCATTGTAAAATTATATATATTTTATTAATTATTGTATCTGTTGGCTCAATTATTTTTGGCAATGGCATGGCTTTTTTTCAAAAAAATATTAATAAATTAATGGCATATTCTTCCGTTACTCATACAGGTTATATGTTATTAACTATATTAATATTATTTAATCGAGAAGAACAATTATTGTTAGAAAATTTCTACATATATTTTATTGGATATATATTAAGTATGATTTGTTTTTTTAGTATAAAGAGTTATATAGATTATTATTTTATGTATAAAAATTCTATACAATATGATAATTGCTTGAAAGGATTATATTGGAAAAATTCATTTCTTTGTATATGTATGACTTTATTATTGTTATCTTTTTCTGGCTTTCCTATAACTATTGGTTTTTGGGGAAAATTTTGTATTTTACGTTTCTTATTACACAAAAAATTATGGTTTATACTATTAATTATAATATTCAGTAATTTAATTGGAATGCAATGTTATATACCGGTTATTTGTAGTTTATATAAAAAAAAATATAATTGTTTAACTAAACAAAATAAAAGAAAACAATTAGTAAATATTTTTACAAATATAAAATATCTATTTATTTTGCTTTTAAGTTTTTTGTTGATTTTTTTAGGTATATATCCACAAAAAATTATAAGTATTATTGATATTTTTTAA
- the prfA gene encoding peptide chain release factor 1 — MKDSIFKTLKNLIKRYNELEFLLKDGYTNLNKHNFSKLSQEKSKLFNINKLFTSWNKINIDINNTKLLLHDLTLGSLAKDELNFLISKKKNIESELKSFLLPENSYNQNCCFLEIRAATGGNEAAIFSKDLCKMYIRYAEFNLWSVKIINVHTSEQGGGYKEIILKIKGNDVCRKLAFESGGHRVQRVPRTESQGRIHTSTCTVAIMPDLPKSKKMVFNVADLKIDTFRSSGAGGQHVNTTDSAVRITHLPSGQVSECQDERSQHKNKEKALSVLYAKIHTANIIKKIKENSLIRRTLLGTGERSDRNRTYNYPQNRVTDHRINLTLYRLDEVCSGKLDLLINPLLREYKMKSLSMLD, encoded by the coding sequence ATGAAAGATTCAATTTTTAAAACGTTAAAAAATTTAATAAAGCGTTATAATGAATTAGAGTTTTTATTAAAAGATGGATATACTAATTTAAATAAACACAATTTCTCTAAATTATCACAAGAAAAATCTAAATTATTTAATATAAATAAATTATTTACATCTTGGAACAAAATAAATATTGATATTAATAATACAAAATTATTATTACATGATCTAACATTAGGTAGTTTAGCAAAAGATGAATTAAATTTTTTGATTTCTAAAAAAAAAAATATAGAATCAGAATTAAAATCTTTTTTACTTCCAGAAAATTCATACAATCAAAATTGTTGTTTTTTAGAAATAAGAGCGGCTACAGGAGGAAATGAAGCGGCTATTTTTTCAAAAGATTTATGTAAAATGTATATTCGGTATGCTGAATTTAATTTATGGAGTGTAAAAATTATTAATGTTCATACAAGCGAACAGGGAGGGGGGTATAAAGAAATTATATTAAAAATTAAAGGCAATGATGTTTGTAGAAAATTAGCTTTTGAATCAGGAGGACATAGAGTACAACGCGTTCCAAGAACTGAATCTCAGGGTCGTATACATACTTCAACATGTACTGTTGCAATTATGCCTGATCTTCCAAAGTCTAAAAAAATGGTTTTTAATGTTGCAGATTTAAAAATTGATACATTTAGATCTTCTGGGGCAGGTGGGCAACATGTTAATACTACGGATTCTGCTGTTAGAATTACTCATTTACCTTCAGGACAAGTTTCAGAATGTCAAGATGAACGATCTCAACATAAAAATAAAGAAAAAGCTTTATCTGTTTTATATGCTAAGATTCATACTGCAAATATTATAAAAAAAATAAAAGAAAATTCTCTTATTCGTCGAACTTTATTAGGTACTGGTGAACGTTCAGATCGAAATAGAACGTATAATTATCCACAAAATCGAGTGACTGACCATCGTATTAATTTAACGTTATATAGATTAGATGAAGTATGTTCTGGAAAGTTAGATTTATTAATTAATCCTTTATTACGAGAATATAAGATGAAAAGTTTATCTATGCTTGATTAA
- the gyrA gene encoding DNA gyrase, subunit A — protein MKDLEANITQVNIEEELKKSYLDYSMSVIIGRALPDVRDGLKPVHRRILFAMNILHNEWNKPYKKSARIVGDVIGKYHPHGDTAVYDAIVRMAQSFSLRYTLIDGQGNFGSIDGDSAAAMRYTEIRMSKIAQEMLIDLEKDTTNYVLNYDGTEKIPEILPAKIPNLLINGSSGIAVGMATNIPPHNLHEVINGCLAYIDDHNISLKNLMSYIPGPDFPTAGIINNQLGIEEAYRTGKGKISIRSKYTIEVNKKNKREAIIIHELPYQVNKAKLIEKIALLIKDKKIDGISAIRDESDQDGMRILIEIKKEFITKIVLNQLYTLTSLQISFGFNMVALSSGQPKTMTLKGIIKAFIQHRIDIVTRRCIFELKKSKKRIHLLQGFSIALENIDQIIQIIKNSENSKSAKIFLEKKIGSLRIKKGKRIKFSKTQANAILDIRLNKLTSLETYKIEQESMILHQEINHLKEILSSPKKMMKIIKNELIDIKKNFSDPRRTKIINKSSKINLEDLITKETVVVTLSHSGYVKYQPISDYNAQKRGGKGKSAAKTKEKDYIENLLVANSHDTILCFSSRGILYWMKVYQLPEKSRHTRGRPIVNILPLTSRERITTILPITKYKSSINIFMATAHGFVKKTSLNKFQKTKKFWYYAINLRKNDKLIGVSLTNGHDTIMLFSSNGKIVHFSEKTIRNMGRMASGIKGMKISEKDKVVSLLVPNKKDNILIVTEHGYGKQTKINQFPIKSRATKGIISIKTTKKNGIVIGALQVKNDDQIMMITNAGKLVRTRISEIGILKRNTQGVILIRASKNEKVVGLQKIKDDTLYL, from the coding sequence ATGAAAGACCTTGAAGCAAATATCACACAGGTCAATATCGAAGAAGAGTTAAAAAAATCTTATTTAGATTATTCTATGTCTGTTATAATTGGTCGAGCTCTACCTGACGTACGTGATGGATTAAAACCCGTACACCGAAGAATACTTTTTGCTATGAATATTCTTCATAATGAATGGAATAAACCCTATAAAAAGTCTGCAAGAATCGTTGGAGATGTTATCGGTAAATATCATCCGCACGGTGACACAGCTGTATACGACGCGATCGTTCGTATGGCTCAATCATTTTCTTTACGATATACATTAATTGATGGACAAGGAAATTTTGGATCAATTGACGGGGATTCAGCAGCTGCTATGAGATATACTGAAATACGTATGTCTAAAATTGCCCAAGAAATGTTGATAGACTTAGAAAAAGACACAACAAATTATGTATTAAACTATGACGGAACAGAAAAAATACCAGAAATATTACCTGCCAAAATACCAAATCTATTAATTAATGGATCATCGGGAATCGCAGTAGGTATGGCAACGAATATTCCTCCTCATAACTTGCACGAAGTGATTAACGGATGCCTTGCATATATAGATGATCATAATATTTCTTTAAAAAACCTAATGTCTTATATTCCAGGTCCAGATTTTCCTACCGCAGGAATTATTAATAATCAATTAGGTATAGAAGAGGCATATCGTACAGGAAAAGGAAAAATTTCAATTCGATCTAAATATACTATAGAAGTAAACAAAAAAAATAAAAGAGAAGCAATTATTATTCATGAACTACCTTATCAAGTAAACAAAGCTAAGTTAATTGAAAAAATTGCCTTACTTATTAAGGATAAAAAAATTGATGGAATCTCAGCTATACGTGATGAATCTGATCAAGATGGCATGCGTATTCTTATTGAAATAAAAAAAGAATTTATAACAAAAATTGTATTGAACCAACTTTATACTTTAACATCATTGCAAATATCATTCGGATTTAATATGGTTGCTTTGTCTTCAGGCCAACCAAAAACTATGACATTAAAAGGCATAATAAAAGCATTTATTCAACATAGAATAGATATTGTAACTCGTCGCTGTATTTTTGAATTAAAAAAATCTAAAAAAAGAATACATTTATTACAAGGATTTTCTATTGCCTTAGAAAATATTGATCAAATTATTCAAATTATTAAAAATTCAGAAAACAGTAAATCTGCAAAAATTTTTTTAGAAAAAAAAATTGGATCACTAAGAATAAAAAAAGGAAAAAGAATAAAATTCAGCAAAACTCAAGCTAATGCTATTTTAGATATTCGATTAAATAAATTAACATCGCTAGAAACTTACAAAATTGAACAAGAATCTATGATTCTTCATCAAGAAATTAATCATCTAAAAGAGATCTTATCATCTCCTAAAAAAATGATGAAAATTATTAAAAATGAGCTAATAGATATTAAAAAAAATTTTTCTGATCCTCGTAGAACAAAAATAATCAATAAAAGCTCAAAAATTAATTTGGAAGATCTTATAACAAAAGAAACTGTCGTAGTAACTTTATCTCACTCCGGATATGTAAAATACCAACCAATTTCAGATTATAATGCACAAAAAAGAGGGGGGAAAGGAAAATCAGCAGCAAAAACCAAAGAAAAGGACTATATTGAAAATTTATTAGTAGCAAATTCACATGATACAATATTATGTTTCTCTAGCAGAGGTATTTTATATTGGATGAAAGTATACCAATTACCTGAAAAAAGTCGTCATACACGTGGAAGACCAATTGTTAATATTTTACCTCTAACATCTAGAGAACGTATTACAACAATTTTACCAATTACGAAATATAAATCATCAATTAATATCTTTATGGCTACTGCTCATGGATTTGTTAAAAAAACATCATTAAATAAATTTCAAAAAACCAAGAAATTCTGGTATTATGCTATTAATTTAAGAAAAAATGATAAACTTATTGGAGTATCATTAACTAATGGGCACGATACAATCATGTTATTTTCATCTAACGGAAAAATAGTACATTTCTCTGAAAAAACAATTAGAAATATGGGACGTATGGCTTCAGGAATTAAAGGTATGAAAATATCAGAAAAAGATAAAGTGGTTTCATTATTAGTACCAAATAAAAAAGATAATATTCTCATAGTAACGGAGCATGGATACGGAAAACAAACTAAAATTAATCAATTTCCTATTAAATCAAGAGCTACGAAAGGAATTATTTCAATAAAAACTACCAAAAAAAATGGAATTGTTATCGGAGCACTACAAGTAAAAAATGATGATCAAATCATGATGATTACTAATGCAGGAAAATTAGTAAGAACTCGAATTTCAGAAATTGGAATTTTGAAAAGAAATACACAAGGAGTTATTTTAATAAGAGCATCTAAAAATGAAAAAGTAGTAGGATTACAGAAAATCAAAGACGATACTTTATATTTATAA
- the hemK gene encoding N5-glutamine methyltransferase, release factors activity modulator, which translates to MKIIDWMIYAKKKIKNNITAHIDITLLLCFVLKCSKEYLISTENRKLTIYEMRLLKTVLKRRIYGEPIEYIIKKKEFWSLPLYVSSSVLIPRPDTELLVQVVIDKISKHKKKKLDLGTGSGAIALAIAQENSYCQVLGVDNCFYALSVANYNLYKLKINNVTFKYSHWFSNIIGEKFNFIVCNPPYLSYRDFYLSNKNLKFEPYYALVSGQYGIECIQYIIQKSINFIICPGWLCIEHCYKQKNIVEKLFKDNFFIHVHSYKDYSGRFRVTVGLIKN; encoded by the coding sequence ATGAAAATAATAGATTGGATGATATATGCAAAAAAAAAAATTAAAAATAATATTACAGCGCATATAGATATAACATTATTACTATGTTTTGTTTTAAAATGCTCAAAGGAATATTTGATATCTACTGAAAATAGAAAATTAACTATATATGAAATGAGATTATTAAAAACTGTATTAAAACGTCGAATTTATGGAGAGCCGATTGAATATATTATAAAAAAAAAAGAATTTTGGTCATTACCGTTATATGTTTCGTCCTCTGTCTTAATTCCTCGTCCTGATACAGAACTATTGGTTCAGGTAGTAATAGATAAAATATCTAAACATAAAAAAAAAAAATTAGACTTAGGAACTGGAAGCGGAGCTATAGCTTTAGCTATTGCGCAAGAAAATTCCTATTGTCAGGTTCTTGGTGTGGATAATTGTTTTTATGCATTATCGGTAGCTAACTATAATTTATATAAATTAAAAATTAATAATGTTACTTTCAAATATAGTCATTGGTTCTCAAATATTATAGGTGAAAAATTTAATTTTATTGTTTGTAATCCTCCGTATTTATCATACAGAGATTTTTATTTATCGAATAAAAATTTAAAATTTGAACCTTATTATGCTTTAGTGTCAGGACAATACGGTATAGAATGTATACAATATATTATACAAAAATCTATAAATTTTATTATATGTCCTGGATGGTTATGTATTGAACATTGTTATAAACAAAAGAATATTGTTGAAAAATTATTTAAAGATAATTTTTTTATACATGTGCATTCTTATAAAGATTATTCTGGACGTTTTCGTGTTACAGTAGGTTTAATTAAAAATTAG
- the ychA gene encoding hypothetical protein, translated as MIWIDSVFINHTGTAISLGIIFLHIAKILKISIVPVIFPTQFILRVNDINSEVFFINPFNGEILNQRMLEYWLKGNISPTTILSLKDISETKPLKVIQKLLDTLKVSLIEERSIDLALRVSNVLLKINPKDPYERRDRGLIFSQLECYNMALLDLIYFIEHCPDDPVSEIIKAQIHSIQQKKNIVH; from the coding sequence ATGATTTGGATTGACTCAGTTTTTATTAATCATACAGGAACAGCTATATCATTAGGAATAATTTTTTTACATATTGCAAAAATTTTAAAAATATCTATCGTTCCAGTTATTTTTCCTACACAATTTATTTTGCGTGTAAATGATATAAATAGTGAAGTATTTTTTATTAATCCATTTAACGGTGAAATATTAAATCAACGGATGCTGGAATATTGGTTAAAAGGTAATATTAGTCCTACTACGATATTATCTTTAAAAGATATATCTGAAACAAAACCGTTAAAGGTTATTCAAAAATTATTAGATACATTGAAGGTTTCATTAATTGAGGAAAGATCTATAGATCTTGCTTTAAGGGTAAGTAATGTCTTACTTAAAATAAATCCTAAAGATCCGTATGAAAGACGAGATCGAGGTTTAATTTTTTCTCAATTAGAATGTTATAATATGGCATTGCTAGATTTAATATATTTTATAGAACATTGTCCTGATGATCCGGTAAGTGAAATAATTAAAGCGCAAATTCATTCAATTCAGCAGAAAAAAAACATTGTTCATTAA